The Candidatus Manganitrophus noduliformans genome includes a window with the following:
- a CDS encoding DsrE/DsrF/DrsH-like family protein, with protein MEQKLKEGIDPALEERLRSLIDERIEAKLGSILEKQPARKKKLAVIVSKGTLEAAYPPLILATTAIALDMEAALFFTFFGLHILKKGAAESLRFVPLGNPATPMPMPNIISALPGMTALATIMMKQTIANKQIVSIPELLDLARESGVKLWPCQMTMDMMGIERKGLIDGLAEPVGAATFLSYAADADITLFI; from the coding sequence ATGGAACAGAAGTTAAAAGAAGGGATCGACCCGGCGCTGGAAGAACGGCTTCGATCGTTGATTGACGAGCGGATCGAGGCAAAACTGGGGTCGATTCTTGAGAAGCAACCCGCGCGGAAGAAAAAGCTGGCGGTGATCGTTTCGAAAGGGACGCTGGAGGCGGCCTATCCGCCGCTGATCCTGGCGACCACGGCGATCGCCCTCGACATGGAGGCGGCCCTCTTCTTCACCTTCTTCGGCTTGCATATTTTAAAGAAGGGGGCCGCCGAGTCGCTTCGGTTCGTCCCGCTGGGAAATCCGGCGACCCCGATGCCGATGCCGAATATCATCTCGGCCCTTCCCGGCATGACGGCGCTTGCGACAATCATGATGAAGCAGACCATTGCCAATAAACAGATCGTTTCGATTCCGGAGCTGCTTGATCTTGCGCGGGAGAGCGGCGTGAAGCTCTGGCCCTGTCAAATGACAATGGACATGATGGGAATCGAGCGGAAAGGATTGATCGACGGATTGGCGGAGCCGGTCGGCGCCGCGACCTTTCTAAGCTACGCCGCCGACGCCGACATCACCCTATTCATATAA
- the lspA gene encoding signal peptidase II, with amino-acid sequence MPVIRPSAGDVPEWWVPMLLGQIKLIFLTLIGGGTIILDQITKLLIQNAFRLHESVVVIQDFFSLTYIRNPGAAFGLFADQSAGFRSIFFLVVSIVALSILLYFLAQTPKEDKSSLVAISLLFGGAIGNLIDRVRMGEVVDFLDFYVGQFHWPAFNVADSAITIGISLLMFNLFWLKKEIPTANLRGCE; translated from the coding sequence ATGCCGGTTATCCGACCCTCTGCGGGCGATGTGCCGGAGTGGTGGGTGCCGATGCTGCTGGGCCAAATTAAGCTTATTTTCTTGACATTGATCGGGGGCGGGACTATCATTCTGGATCAAATTACCAAGCTTCTTATTCAAAATGCCTTTCGTCTTCATGAATCCGTGGTTGTGATTCAAGACTTTTTTTCTCTGACCTACATCCGAAATCCGGGAGCCGCCTTCGGTTTATTCGCGGATCAGAGTGCCGGCTTCCGATCGATCTTCTTCCTTGTCGTCTCCATTGTGGCCCTTTCCATTCTCCTTTATTTTCTCGCGCAGACCCCCAAAGAAGATAAATCGAGCTTGGTTGCAATCTCCCTTTTGTTCGGCGGGGCGATCGGCAACCTGATCGATCGCGTTCGGATGGGAGAGGTGGTCGACTTTCTCGATTTTTATGTCGGCCAATTCCACTGGCCTGCGTTTAATGTCGCAGATTCGGCGATTACAATCGGAATCTCACTGCTGATGTTCAATCTCTTTTGGCTCAAAAAAGAGATTCCGACGGCCAATCTCAGAGGTTGTGAATGA
- a CDS encoding sulfurtransferase TusA family protein: MTAEIKADKVLDCKGMKCPMPVLKTKLAMETLQVGQVLEMIATDKGSKPDMAAFAQQTGHTLLSMKESDGIYTYYIRKTK; encoded by the coding sequence ATGACGGCTGAAATCAAAGCAGACAAGGTGCTCGATTGCAAAGGGATGAAGTGCCCCATGCCGGTTTTGAAAACCAAATTGGCGATGGAAACGCTCCAGGTGGGACAGGTCTTGGAAATGATCGCCACCGATAAAGGATCGAAACCCGATATGGCCGCCTTCGCCCAGCAGACAGGCCACACGTTGCTCTCGATGAAAGAGAGCGACGGGATCTATACCTATTACATCCGGAAAACAAAATAA
- a CDS encoding helix-turn-helix domain-containing protein, whose protein sequence is MHKSFSQKKRERGLKICFELKRRGWTQTRIARSLGVTQSAVHQIIFNRARSKRIRNFIASILQKEVTEIWRDRAKHFYH, encoded by the coding sequence ATTCATAAGTCCTTTTCTCAAAAAAAGAGAGAACGCGGCCTGAAAATCTGTTTTGAGCTGAAACGGCGGGGCTGGACACAGACGCGCATTGCCCGCTCGCTCGGCGTCACCCAGTCGGCCGTGCACCAAATTATTTTTAACCGGGCCCGTTCGAAACGGATTCGAAACTTCATTGCATCCATTCTTCAGAAAGAGGTAACTGAAATTTGGCGCGATCGCGCGAAACATTTTTATCATTAG
- a CDS encoding tetratricopeptide repeat protein, protein MRKESEKFVNKAVMALDRGNWLLAVQFLKKVLAADPNHLPAYHELADIYLHLGHFDAALEVIQRAVQVFPQDYQSSFILANILLVQNKPDQALGIYRRLEKLRCDEQEVTDLFFNIALAYHAKNQMARALRYLRQALDEDTAYTEAYELMGKILFERKDLPGAKQAFEKIIDIDPGHLNAHHMLGIIYSKELKWDDAIGEWKTVLNLAPETDEAMRELGWAFNMIGEEEEAVSFLRKALEVNPQNIQARIDLGAVFMGQMQFKEAIAEWEWVRQYDPNNKLIHKFLSQARLYEKKMKQEKKGER, encoded by the coding sequence ATGCGGAAAGAATCAGAGAAGTTCGTAAATAAGGCGGTCATGGCGTTGGACCGGGGAAACTGGCTGTTGGCCGTGCAATTCCTCAAGAAGGTCCTCGCCGCCGATCCAAACCACCTCCCGGCCTATCACGAGCTGGCCGATATCTATCTCCACCTCGGTCATTTCGACGCCGCGCTGGAAGTGATTCAAAGAGCGGTCCAAGTCTTCCCGCAAGACTATCAGAGCAGCTTTATTCTCGCCAACATTCTCCTCGTGCAGAACAAACCGGATCAAGCGCTCGGCATCTATCGGCGGCTGGAGAAGCTCCGGTGTGACGAGCAGGAGGTGACCGATCTCTTCTTCAACATCGCCTTAGCGTATCACGCGAAGAACCAAATGGCCCGGGCCCTTCGGTACCTTCGACAGGCGCTTGATGAAGATACCGCCTATACGGAAGCGTATGAGCTGATGGGGAAGATCCTCTTTGAGCGGAAGGATCTGCCCGGCGCCAAACAGGCGTTCGAGAAGATCATCGATATCGATCCGGGGCATCTGAATGCGCACCACATGCTCGGCATCATCTATTCAAAAGAATTGAAATGGGACGACGCGATCGGCGAGTGGAAGACGGTCCTCAATTTGGCGCCCGAAACGGACGAGGCGATGCGCGAGCTCGGCTGGGCGTTCAACATGATCGGCGAGGAGGAAGAGGCGGTCAGCTTCCTTCGGAAAGCGCTTGAAGTCAACCCGCAGAATATTCAGGCCCGGATCGATCTCGGCGCCGTCTTCATGGGGCAGATGCAATTTAAAGAGGCGATTGCCGAGTGGGAGTGGGTTCGCCAATATGATCCGAACAATAAACTCATCCACAAGTTTTTGTCCCAAGCCCGCCTGTACGAGAAAAAAATGAAACAGGAGAAAAAAGGAGAACGGTGA
- a CDS encoding helix-turn-helix domain-containing protein, which yields MEKVSPQKVGERIRAVRGNRTQTEFAKALGVKKQNYISRYERGRIPSPDLLVRIAEMGRVSIDWLLTGKKGAGRATPPQAARGARSLRQAKRK from the coding sequence ATGGAAAAAGTATCTCCGCAAAAAGTCGGCGAGCGGATCAGAGCGGTGCGCGGCAACAGAACTCAAACCGAGTTTGCAAAAGCGCTCGGGGTGAAGAAACAAAACTACATCAGTCGATATGAACGAGGACGCATTCCCTCTCCGGATCTTTTGGTCCGTATCGCCGAGATGGGAAGGGTGAGCATCGACTGGCTGCTCACCGGAAAGAAGGGCGCGGGGCGCGCGACGCCTCCCCAGGCGGCCCGAGGAGCTCGGAGCCTGCGTCAGGCCAAGAGAAAGTAG
- a CDS encoding CCA tRNA nucleotidyltransferase codes for MALFVDHLWRKIDQSRAAFPFLAALETRFPEGEIYLVGGAVRDLLLGRETKDFDFLVRGIPAEKLRDFLKLHGKVNWVGKNFGVYKFAPHGAVLEEQIDIALPRTERAFLKGGGGRRDFEVQSDAALPVEEDLRRRDFTVNAIAADLRKKSLVDPFGGGNDLKAGLLRAVGDPAQRFAEDSSRLLRALRFACQFQFRFEEKTWTALRAAIGALNAKREDGSEIVPREIIAKELIKAIVSDPVRAFDLWDESGAFAELIPELLRMKGCPQPEIYHTEGDVWIHTRLALSVLASPVFQAEFQQPYDAETALAVLFHDIGKPYTLQTPERDGVDRIRFNGHDQIGARLAREIAARLKLSTFTKGSRYHVNEEALAWLIEKHLILVQGEVDQMRAATIEKHFLNPQRPGHKLLHLIFCDGSATVPPSGSPQLVSYRRLRERITGMEAMAASRARIPAPLLSGEEVMALLGIPPGPEVGSVLALVREEQLSGRLTDREGAIAFLKKQRTGPA; via the coding sequence ATGGCGCTTTTCGTCGATCATCTGTGGCGTAAAATCGATCAGAGCCGGGCGGCGTTTCCCTTCCTGGCCGCGCTGGAAACGCGTTTTCCGGAAGGGGAAATTTACCTCGTCGGGGGGGCGGTCCGGGACCTTCTCCTGGGGCGCGAGACGAAAGATTTCGACTTTTTGGTCCGGGGGATTCCCGCCGAGAAGCTGAGAGATTTTTTGAAGCTGCACGGCAAGGTCAACTGGGTCGGAAAGAATTTCGGGGTCTACAAATTCGCGCCGCACGGGGCGGTCCTGGAAGAGCAGATCGACATCGCCCTTCCCAGAACGGAGCGCGCTTTCTTGAAGGGGGGAGGAGGGCGCCGCGACTTTGAAGTGCAAAGCGATGCCGCCCTTCCCGTCGAGGAGGACCTCCGCCGGCGCGATTTCACCGTCAACGCCATCGCCGCCGATCTGAGGAAAAAGTCGCTGGTCGACCCCTTCGGCGGGGGGAACGATCTCAAAGCGGGCCTGCTCCGGGCGGTCGGCGATCCGGCGCAACGGTTTGCCGAAGATTCATCGAGACTCTTACGCGCCCTGCGCTTTGCCTGCCAGTTTCAATTTCGCTTCGAGGAGAAAACCTGGACGGCGCTGCGCGCCGCCATCGGCGCGCTCAATGCCAAACGGGAGGATGGGAGCGAGATCGTCCCACGCGAGATCATCGCGAAGGAGCTCATCAAGGCGATCGTCTCCGATCCGGTCCGGGCGTTCGATCTCTGGGACGAGAGCGGCGCCTTCGCCGAGCTGATTCCGGAGCTGCTCCGGATGAAGGGATGTCCCCAGCCGGAGATCTATCACACCGAAGGAGACGTCTGGATCCACACCCGTTTGGCCCTCTCCGTTCTTGCCTCGCCCGTTTTCCAGGCGGAGTTTCAGCAGCCGTACGATGCGGAGACGGCGCTGGCGGTCCTCTTCCACGACATCGGAAAGCCGTATACCCTCCAGACGCCGGAGCGGGACGGGGTCGATCGGATCCGCTTCAACGGGCATGATCAAATCGGGGCGCGTCTCGCGCGCGAGATCGCGGCCCGTCTCAAGCTCTCGACCTTTACGAAAGGGAGCCGCTATCATGTGAACGAGGAGGCGCTCGCCTGGCTGATCGAGAAACATCTGATCCTGGTCCAGGGAGAGGTCGATCAGATGCGCGCCGCCACGATCGAGAAACACTTTCTCAATCCGCAGCGGCCCGGACACAAACTTCTACATCTGATCTTCTGTGACGGGAGCGCCACGGTTCCGCCCTCCGGGAGCCCGCAATTGGTTTCGTATCGCCGGCTGCGGGAGCGGATCACCGGGATGGAAGCGATGGCCGCGTCGCGCGCGCGCATTCCGGCGCCGCTTCTCTCCGGAGAAGAGGTGATGGCGCTTTTGGGGATCCCCCCGGGGCCGGAGGTGGGAAGCGTTCTCGCTCTGGTTCGGGAAGAACAACTCTCCGGTCGGTTGACCGATCGAGAGGGAGCGATCGCCTTCCTGAAGAAGCAGCGGACCGGGCCGGCATGA
- a CDS encoding branched-chain amino acid transaminase, translated as MLKETPFIWMDGKLVPWKEATVHVLTHSLHYGLAVFEGIRCYKGNSGTAVFRLAEHVERLFGSAHIVRMKIPFAQKEIEQAIVETVRVNRLEEGYIRPLAYIGYGEMGLYVKENPIRLSIAAWPWGTYLGEEGIRRGIRVAVSSFARHHVNISMTRAKVAGYYVNSQLAKREAKEAGYDEAVLLDTEGFVAEGPGENIFIVRKGVLKTTPLTSILEGITRDTIMQLAHERKIKVVQERFTRDDLYLADEAFFTGTAAEVTPIREVDGRTIGKGEPGPVTLELQKAFFDIVRGKEKAHPEWLTFV; from the coding sequence GTGCTGAAAGAGACCCCCTTTATTTGGATGGATGGAAAACTGGTTCCCTGGAAAGAGGCGACCGTCCATGTGCTGACCCACAGCCTTCATTACGGTCTGGCCGTTTTTGAAGGGATCCGTTGCTACAAGGGGAACTCGGGCACGGCCGTGTTCCGATTGGCGGAACATGTCGAGCGTCTTTTCGGATCGGCTCACATCGTTCGGATGAAGATCCCTTTTGCCCAAAAGGAGATTGAGCAGGCGATTGTTGAAACCGTTCGTGTCAATCGTTTGGAAGAAGGTTATATCCGTCCGCTGGCCTATATCGGCTACGGGGAGATGGGGCTTTATGTGAAGGAAAATCCCATTCGTCTCTCGATCGCCGCCTGGCCCTGGGGGACGTATCTTGGGGAAGAGGGGATCCGACGCGGCATTCGGGTCGCCGTCTCTTCCTTTGCAAGGCACCATGTGAACATCAGCATGACCCGCGCGAAGGTCGCCGGTTATTACGTCAATTCTCAACTGGCGAAACGAGAAGCGAAGGAAGCCGGTTATGATGAAGCGGTTCTTCTCGACACCGAAGGGTTCGTTGCAGAGGGGCCGGGGGAGAATATCTTCATCGTTCGAAAAGGGGTTTTGAAGACGACGCCGCTGACTTCGATCCTTGAAGGAATCACACGGGACACGATCATGCAATTGGCCCATGAACGGAAGATCAAAGTCGTTCAAGAGCGGTTCACGCGCGACGACCTCTACTTGGCCGACGAAGCATTTTTTACGGGAACAGCCGCCGAGGTGACGCCGATCCGTGAAGTGGACGGTCGAACGATCGGCAAGGGGGAGCCGGGACCGGTGACGCTTGAGCTTCAAAAGGCCTTCTTTGATATCGTCCGCGGCAAAGAGAAGGCCCATCCGGAATGGCTGACCTTCGTATAA
- the ileS gene encoding isoleucine--tRNA ligase, whose amino-acid sequence MENKADYKQTLNLPKTDFPMRANLTQREVEQLARWEESGLYQKVLHERGGREKYILHDGPPYANGHIHIGHALNKILKDFVVKSRSMSGDAAPYVPGWDCHGLPIEHQVLKDLGPKKQGMSKGEIRKRCRDYADKFVNIQRDEFKRLGVLGDWEHPYLTMTPDYEAAIVREFGKVVATGDVYKGKKPVLWCPNDETALAEAEVEYADHASPSIYVKFPVKDPKEKFSIRPDGQTSVAIWTTTPWTLVANQAIAVHPHFHYRLVKTPAGDLILAQNLIEACMKAFGFAPGSYEVAPGGWTGSELEGIVCRHPWLDRDAPIILGEHVTLEQGTGCVHTAPGHGQEDYEVGLRYGLPVYAPVDHRGRFTNEAGEFAGQKVFEANEAIIALLNQRGTLLKKETISHSYPHCWRCKNPVIFRATEQWFISMEKHHLRERAIKAIEQEIQWIPKWGKDRILGMMQSRPDWCISRQRVWGVPIVAFACLDCNEILVSKEIADFVADLMEKEGGSDVWFSRAAAELLPKGTACKKCGGSRLQQENDILDVWFESGVSHAAVLKNTRRWPELTWPADLYLEGSDQHRGWFHSSLLAALETDGRPPYKAVLTHGFVVDGAGKKMSKSAGNVVAPQEVINKYGAEILRLWVSATDFREDVRISQDILVQLVEAYRKIRNTCRFLLSNLYDFHPSDGPVGEADLQEIDRWALYRLQILNEKVQRAYREAEFHTIFHALNNFCAVDLSSFYLDILKDRLYASAAKSPERRAAQSVLLETLTTLVRLMAPVLSFTAEEIWGYMPADLKEKESVLLTTFPTALKMGRPPEQKFSEKEESNKTFLETWGKLIEVREEVSRLLEQQRREKKIGSSLEAGVTLFAKEGEPLYPLLQEKKAFLSTLFIVSQVDLLPWERKPEGVSTVQMKEASLAIQVQPARGAKCERCWIYREDVGADAGYPTLCGRCAGVVGADAAGPN is encoded by the coding sequence ATGGAAAATAAAGCCGATTATAAGCAGACCCTGAATCTTCCGAAGACCGATTTCCCGATGCGGGCCAACCTCACCCAGCGTGAAGTGGAACAGCTGGCGCGATGGGAAGAGAGCGGACTCTACCAGAAAGTGCTCCATGAGCGTGGGGGCCGGGAGAAGTACATCCTTCATGATGGGCCCCCCTACGCAAACGGTCATATCCACATCGGGCATGCCCTCAATAAAATCCTGAAAGACTTCGTCGTCAAATCAAGATCGATGAGCGGCGATGCCGCCCCCTACGTCCCCGGCTGGGACTGTCATGGCCTTCCGATCGAGCATCAGGTGTTGAAGGACCTCGGTCCGAAGAAGCAGGGGATGAGCAAGGGGGAGATCCGAAAGCGCTGCCGGGACTACGCCGACAAGTTCGTCAACATCCAGCGCGACGAGTTCAAGCGGCTCGGCGTCCTCGGCGACTGGGAGCATCCCTACCTGACGATGACCCCCGACTACGAGGCGGCGATCGTCCGTGAGTTCGGGAAGGTTGTTGCGACCGGGGACGTCTATAAAGGAAAGAAGCCGGTCCTCTGGTGCCCGAACGATGAGACGGCGCTCGCCGAGGCGGAGGTCGAATATGCCGATCATGCCTCGCCGTCGATCTATGTCAAATTCCCGGTCAAAGATCCGAAGGAAAAGTTTTCCATCCGCCCGGATGGACAGACGTCTGTTGCGATCTGGACGACGACCCCCTGGACCCTCGTCGCCAACCAGGCGATTGCGGTCCATCCGCATTTTCACTATCGTCTTGTGAAGACACCCGCCGGGGATCTGATCTTGGCGCAGAACCTGATCGAAGCTTGCATGAAGGCGTTCGGTTTCGCCCCCGGTTCCTATGAAGTGGCTCCCGGGGGCTGGACCGGGAGCGAGCTTGAAGGAATCGTCTGCCGTCATCCATGGCTCGATCGCGACGCGCCGATCATTCTCGGCGAGCATGTCACCCTGGAGCAGGGGACCGGCTGCGTTCACACCGCCCCCGGTCACGGACAGGAAGACTACGAGGTCGGTCTCCGCTACGGACTGCCGGTCTATGCGCCGGTCGATCATCGGGGCCGCTTCACGAATGAGGCGGGGGAGTTCGCCGGACAAAAAGTCTTCGAGGCCAACGAGGCGATCATCGCCCTTCTGAATCAGCGCGGGACGCTCCTGAAGAAGGAGACGATCAGCCACTCCTATCCGCACTGCTGGCGCTGCAAGAATCCGGTGATCTTCCGCGCCACCGAGCAGTGGTTCATCTCGATGGAGAAACACCACCTGCGCGAGCGGGCGATCAAGGCGATCGAGCAGGAGATCCAGTGGATTCCGAAGTGGGGAAAAGACCGGATCTTGGGGATGATGCAGAGCCGTCCCGATTGGTGCATCTCGCGCCAGCGGGTCTGGGGGGTGCCGATCGTCGCCTTCGCCTGCCTCGACTGCAACGAGATTTTGGTCTCGAAGGAGATCGCCGATTTTGTCGCCGATCTGATGGAGAAAGAGGGGGGGAGCGACGTCTGGTTTTCCAGGGCCGCCGCCGAACTCCTTCCGAAGGGGACCGCCTGCAAAAAATGCGGCGGGAGCCGCCTCCAGCAAGAGAACGATATTCTCGACGTCTGGTTCGAGTCGGGGGTGAGCCACGCCGCCGTTTTGAAAAATACGAGAAGGTGGCCGGAGCTGACCTGGCCGGCCGATCTTTATCTCGAAGGCTCCGACCAGCACCGCGGCTGGTTTCACAGCAGTCTGCTCGCGGCGCTCGAAACCGACGGCCGTCCCCCATATAAGGCGGTCCTCACCCACGGGTTCGTCGTCGACGGCGCCGGAAAGAAGATGTCGAAGTCGGCGGGGAATGTCGTCGCGCCGCAAGAGGTCATCAACAAATACGGCGCGGAGATTTTGCGCCTTTGGGTCTCGGCGACCGACTTCAGGGAAGATGTCCGGATCTCACAGGATATCCTCGTTCAGCTGGTCGAAGCGTATCGAAAGATCCGGAACACCTGCCGGTTCCTTCTCAGCAATCTCTATGATTTTCATCCTTCCGACGGACCGGTGGGCGAAGCCGATCTGCAGGAGATCGATCGATGGGCGCTCTATCGCCTTCAGATCCTCAACGAGAAAGTGCAGCGGGCCTATCGCGAGGCGGAGTTCCACACGATCTTCCATGCGTTGAATAATTTTTGCGCCGTCGATCTCTCCTCTTTTTATCTCGATATCTTGAAGGATCGACTCTATGCCTCTGCGGCCAAATCGCCCGAGCGGCGCGCGGCCCAATCGGTGCTGCTGGAAACGCTCACGACGCTGGTTCGTTTGATGGCGCCGGTTCTGTCGTTTACGGCGGAGGAGATTTGGGGGTATATGCCGGCCGATTTGAAAGAGAAGGAGAGTGTTCTTCTGACGACCTTCCCGACGGCCTTAAAAATGGGGCGGCCGCCGGAACAAAAATTTTCTGAAAAAGAGGAAAGTAATAAGACATTTTTAGAAACATGGGGTAAACTTATCGAAGTTAGAGAAGAAGTATCCCGTCTCCTGGAACAACAACGCAGAGAAAAGAAAATCGGAAGCTCGCTTGAAGCCGGCGTCACCCTCTTCGCAAAAGAGGGGGAGCCGCTTTATCCGCTTCTCCAGGAGAAGAAAGCGTTTCTCTCAACCCTTTTTATCGTCTCGCAGGTCGATCTTCTCCCGTGGGAGAGAAAGCCGGAAGGTGTATCGACCGTTCAAATGAAGGAAGCGTCCCTTGCAATTCAGGTTCAACCGGCTCGGGGAGCAAAATGTGAACGCTGTTGGATCTATCGAGAGGACGTCGGGGCCGATGCCGGTTATCCGACCCTCTGCGGGCGATGTGCCGGAGTGGTGGGTGCCGATGCTGCTGGGCCAAATTAA
- a CDS encoding cupredoxin domain-containing protein — translation MRRFIFLFALISLIGTTALVEANINKKHVPKYPKLVDQRPDAPKLVARDDYYSPRFLQVRVVAGNEISLVNKGGNIHGLVIPALSQINVIRPGESKMIPVEEDAKPGMYDFFCHLHPRMRGTIEILPKT, via the coding sequence GTGCGTCGTTTCATTTTTCTTTTCGCTCTTATATCTCTTATCGGAACAACCGCCTTGGTTGAGGCGAACATCAATAAAAAACATGTCCCCAAATATCCGAAGCTCGTCGATCAACGTCCCGATGCGCCGAAACTGGTTGCGCGGGACGATTATTATTCTCCACGGTTTTTACAGGTCAGGGTCGTGGCCGGGAATGAGATTTCCCTGGTAAACAAAGGGGGCAATATCCACGGCCTCGTCATCCCGGCCTTATCACAAATCAACGTGATCCGGCCGGGGGAGTCGAAAATGATTCCGGTCGAAGAAGATGCAAAGCCGGGGATGTATGACTTCTTCTGTCATCTTCATCCCAGGATGCGGGGAACAATCGAGATCCTGCCGAAAACCTAG
- a CDS encoding XRE family transcriptional regulator, translating into MRKFAKATEINKRVKQIRERIGLTQKEFAAQIGVSRSFLSEIEAGKVKPSVEALIGIVTRFQIDPHWLLIGAAGERPAEFVAVESASGYASPPEKQSAYPTVPLLDDRAVSGSPHPISEADIAAYLPVWGTIFQKGMFCFYLRDDAMSPLLRQGALVGAIPISTPSKKWEGKLVVLWPAKGGMMVRRFRIDQKYFIFEAENKNYSVIYLERSTRPVLFSVDWWWQSQ; encoded by the coding sequence ATGAGAAAATTCGCTAAGGCGACAGAGATCAACAAGCGCGTGAAGCAGATCCGAGAGCGGATCGGGCTGACTCAAAAGGAGTTCGCGGCGCAAATCGGGGTTTCCCGCAGCTTTCTCTCGGAAATCGAGGCGGGAAAGGTCAAGCCGTCCGTCGAGGCGCTGATCGGGATCGTGACCCGCTTTCAGATCGATCCGCATTGGCTCCTGATCGGCGCGGCCGGGGAGCGGCCGGCCGAGTTTGTCGCCGTGGAGTCCGCTTCCGGATACGCTTCTCCCCCGGAGAAGCAGAGCGCCTATCCCACCGTCCCGCTCCTCGATGATCGCGCCGTCTCGGGTTCTCCTCATCCGATCTCCGAGGCCGACATTGCCGCTTATCTTCCGGTGTGGGGGACGATCTTTCAGAAGGGGATGTTCTGTTTCTACCTTCGCGACGACGCCATGTCGCCGCTTCTGCGGCAGGGAGCCCTGGTCGGCGCGATTCCAATTTCGACGCCGTCGAAAAAATGGGAGGGGAAACTGGTGGTCCTCTGGCCGGCGAAAGGGGGGATGATGGTTCGGCGGTTTCGAATCGACCAGAAATATTTTATTTTTGAAGCGGAGAATAAAAATTATTCGGTGATTTATCTGGAACGATCGACGCGGCCGGTCCTCTTCAGCGTCGACTGGTGGTGGCAGAGTCAATAG
- a CDS encoding RluA family pseudouridine synthase, protein MSFSPPPSLVVSSQTPPERIDLYLIRRGISLSRSRIQKLIEEGQILVNGHPIRASYRVREGDRIDLQIPPPAPLELIPEEVPLDVLYEDDVLLVINKEAGMVVHPAPGHDRGTLVHALLHHCRALPGIGGRERPGIVHRLDKETSGVLVVAKTDQAHQRLSKQFKQHTIDRRYLTIVSGKVAKNSGKIQLSIGRDRIDRKKISARTARPREAETHYAVRERFRIATLLEVYPQTGRTHQIRVHMAHLGHPVVGDKIYGGRTARMFEINVERQMLHAERLGFVHPTTGEPMIFTASMPADMQALLLALRAEKESQGASSTGMSGAGGKGRRGAGG, encoded by the coding sequence ATGTCCTTTTCCCCTCCCCCCTCTTTGGTGGTCTCATCCCAGACCCCCCCCGAACGGATCGATCTCTATCTGATCAGAAGGGGTATTTCTCTTTCCCGATCCCGGATTCAAAAGCTGATCGAGGAGGGTCAGATTCTTGTCAACGGCCATCCGATCCGGGCCAGCTATCGGGTTCGCGAAGGGGACCGGATCGATTTACAGATTCCCCCCCCCGCTCCGTTGGAGCTGATCCCGGAAGAAGTTCCGCTCGATGTTCTCTATGAGGATGACGTGCTCCTCGTCATTAATAAAGAAGCGGGGATGGTGGTTCATCCCGCCCCCGGTCACGATCGGGGAACGCTGGTTCATGCCCTCCTCCATCACTGTCGGGCCCTTCCGGGAATCGGGGGGAGGGAAAGACCTGGAATCGTTCACCGGTTGGATAAAGAGACCTCCGGCGTGTTGGTCGTCGCAAAGACCGACCAAGCGCATCAACGCCTCTCGAAACAATTCAAGCAGCATACGATTGATCGGCGTTATTTGACGATTGTTTCCGGGAAAGTGGCGAAGAATTCCGGCAAGATTCAGCTTTCGATCGGCCGGGATCGGATCGATCGAAAAAAAATCTCCGCCCGAACCGCCCGCCCGCGCGAGGCGGAGACGCACTACGCCGTTCGGGAGCGCTTCCGAATCGCCACGCTGTTGGAGGTCTATCCTCAGACGGGGCGGACGCATCAGATTCGGGTCCACATGGCCCATCTCGGGCATCCTGTGGTGGGGGATAAAATTTACGGCGGCCGGACGGCGCGGATGTTCGAGATCAACGTGGAGCGGCAGATGCTCCATGCGGAGCGGCTCGGTTTTGTTCATCCGACGACCGGCGAGCCGATGATTTTCACCGCATCGATGCCGGCCGATATGCAGGCCCTCCTCTTAGCGCTTCGCGCAGAGAAGGAGAGCCAGGGGGCTTCTTCTACCGGGATGAGCGGGGCGGGTGGGAAGGGTCGTCGCGGCGCTGGAGGGTGA